From Alienimonas californiensis, a single genomic window includes:
- the rnr gene encoding ribonuclease R gives MTTAKGQAPKKRAGKNSRTKKSSGSSASRKPASHDGTPGASAEDRVLNHLTDPNYQPVKAATVLKQLGDTPQIESDDRVALEALIATGKVVADRGARLRPRHRPGVSIGRLKTTRSGDGWVAMNDPRGRDHDVYVSRSDMADAHDGDEVEVRITDRKGGRDRSRIAGEVVAVIERKTTRFVGTYDETGRRAFVRVDGDSFLEPIPIGDPGAHPAEPGEKVVIDMLKFPGDGRPGEAVVIEVLGRRGDAGVDELSVIREFGLPEEFPDEVLAAASEEARRFDEEHLGDRLDLTGETIVTIDPATAKDFDDAISLKRIENGHWVLGVHIADVAHFVQPNSALDKEAKDRATSVYLPGKVIPMLPEVISNGLASLQQGKVRYVKTCFIEFDPTGIPVKTRFANAAIKVTKRFAYEQVMPIVHDPDAYARKVRKDVRHLLLDMYSLAMTLRKRRFAAGALEMHMPEVTLDLNKKGEVVGASEAHHDESHEIIEEFMLAANVAVAQALEARGLTFIRREHGDPDEAKLKQFSEFVGTLGYDLKQYQSRPHLQALLDEVKHEPEGAAVNYALLRSMKQAEYTAGEGGHYALAFPHYAHFTSPIRRYPDLTIHRLIDALCKGQKPKTQSEGELTGLANHCSERSRRAEKAERELVRVKLLEYLEDRVGDELDAVVTGVMNFGVFVRGIELPAEGMIPREALGGGWFDHDATAHTLTSRDGVIYRLGMPLKVKVASVDVEGRNLEFALAETPEPQSGGSGRSSKGNRGSSGGRGSSGGRGSSGGRSGSSGKRGGGRDGNAEANTGGRSRSDAAASDSGGSSGANTKRKRSRRR, from the coding sequence ATGACCACAGCCAAGGGCCAAGCCCCCAAGAAACGGGCCGGCAAGAACTCCCGGACCAAGAAATCGTCCGGCTCGTCAGCCTCCCGCAAGCCGGCGTCCCATGACGGCACGCCGGGCGCCTCGGCCGAGGACCGCGTCCTCAATCACCTGACCGACCCGAATTATCAGCCGGTCAAAGCGGCGACCGTGCTGAAGCAGCTCGGCGACACCCCGCAGATCGAATCCGACGACCGCGTCGCGCTGGAGGCGCTGATCGCCACCGGCAAGGTCGTCGCCGATCGCGGCGCCCGGCTGCGGCCGCGGCACCGGCCCGGCGTGAGCATCGGCCGCCTGAAGACGACCCGCAGCGGCGACGGCTGGGTCGCGATGAACGACCCCCGCGGCCGCGACCACGACGTGTACGTCTCCCGGTCCGACATGGCCGACGCCCACGACGGGGACGAGGTCGAGGTCCGCATCACCGACCGCAAGGGCGGCCGCGACCGCTCCCGCATCGCCGGGGAGGTCGTCGCCGTCATCGAGCGGAAGACGACCCGCTTCGTCGGCACCTACGACGAGACCGGACGCCGGGCCTTCGTGCGGGTCGACGGCGACTCCTTCCTCGAACCGATCCCGATCGGCGACCCCGGCGCCCACCCCGCCGAGCCCGGCGAGAAGGTGGTCATCGACATGCTGAAGTTCCCCGGCGACGGCCGGCCGGGCGAGGCGGTGGTGATCGAAGTCCTCGGCCGCCGCGGCGACGCCGGCGTGGACGAACTGAGCGTGATCCGCGAGTTCGGCCTGCCGGAGGAGTTCCCCGACGAGGTCCTCGCCGCCGCCAGCGAGGAGGCCCGCCGCTTCGACGAGGAGCATCTGGGCGATCGGCTCGACCTGACGGGGGAGACGATCGTCACCATCGACCCGGCGACGGCGAAGGATTTCGACGACGCGATCAGCCTGAAGCGGATCGAAAACGGGCACTGGGTGCTCGGCGTGCACATCGCCGACGTAGCCCACTTCGTCCAACCGAACTCGGCCCTGGATAAAGAGGCCAAGGACCGGGCGACCAGCGTCTACCTGCCGGGGAAGGTCATCCCCATGCTGCCGGAGGTCATCTCCAACGGGCTCGCCAGCCTGCAGCAGGGCAAGGTGCGGTACGTGAAGACCTGCTTCATCGAGTTCGACCCGACCGGCATCCCAGTCAAGACGCGGTTCGCCAACGCCGCGATCAAGGTCACGAAGCGGTTCGCCTACGAGCAGGTGATGCCGATCGTCCACGACCCGGACGCGTACGCCCGCAAGGTCCGCAAGGACGTGCGGCATCTGCTGTTGGACATGTACTCCCTGGCGATGACGCTGCGTAAACGGCGGTTCGCCGCCGGGGCGCTGGAGATGCACATGCCCGAGGTGACGCTCGACCTGAACAAGAAGGGCGAGGTGGTCGGCGCCAGCGAGGCCCACCACGACGAGAGCCACGAGATCATCGAGGAGTTCATGCTCGCCGCGAACGTCGCGGTGGCGCAGGCGCTCGAAGCCCGCGGCCTGACGTTCATCCGTCGGGAACACGGCGATCCGGACGAGGCGAAGCTCAAGCAATTCTCGGAGTTCGTCGGCACGCTGGGCTACGACCTCAAGCAGTACCAGAGCCGCCCGCACCTCCAGGCGCTGCTGGACGAGGTCAAGCACGAACCGGAAGGCGCCGCGGTGAACTACGCGCTGCTCCGCAGCATGAAGCAGGCGGAATACACCGCCGGCGAGGGCGGCCACTACGCCCTGGCGTTCCCGCATTACGCCCACTTCACCTCGCCGATCCGCCGCTACCCGGACCTGACGATCCACCGGTTGATCGACGCTCTCTGCAAGGGCCAGAAGCCGAAGACGCAGAGCGAGGGAGAGCTCACCGGCCTAGCGAACCACTGCTCCGAGCGCTCCCGCCGGGCGGAGAAGGCGGAGCGGGAACTGGTCCGCGTGAAGCTGCTCGAATACCTGGAAGACCGCGTCGGCGACGAGTTGGACGCCGTCGTCACCGGGGTGATGAACTTCGGCGTGTTCGTCCGCGGCATCGAGCTGCCCGCCGAGGGCATGATCCCGCGGGAGGCGCTCGGCGGGGGCTGGTTCGACCACGACGCCACCGCCCACACGCTGACCAGCCGCGACGGCGTGATCTACCGGCTGGGCATGCCGCTGAAGGTGAAGGTCGCCTCGGTGGACGTGGAGGGCCGTAACCTGGAGTTCGCCCTCGCCGAGACGCCCGAGCCGCAGAGCGGCGGGTCCGGCCGTTCGTCGAAGGGCAACCGCGGCTCCTCCGGGGGTCGCGGCTCCTCCGGCGGGCGTGGCTCCTCCGGGGGTCGCTCCGGCTCCTCCGGCAAACGGGGCGGCGGTCGCGACGGGAACGCCGAGGCGAACACCGGCGGGCGCTCGCGGAGCGACGCGGCCGCGAGCGATTCCGGCGGCTCTTCCGGGGCGAACACGAAGCGGAAGCGGTCCCGCCGGCGGTAG
- a CDS encoding succinate dehydrogenase cytochrome b subunit: MGALRRLLMSSIGKKYVMGLSGLLLIGFVATHLAGNLLIFQGSAAYNDYAAKLHSLGPLLWIAEVGLLVLFGLHVLYAYWLVMENRASRGDEGYEIGYRSKQRTTYLNLAPRSWMAISGTVVLVFLVWHLIDMRFGLRDNVDPTFERYVDEGLEDESGRPLFLRYERAVQILSTPLSAALYTVGAILLGFHLSHGASSWFRSVGLEVYGLGGPLKKLGVVVAIVLALGFASIPIYIWFADIDLSDLSAAEARERARIVSEEATGESVQEMPGEDVAPEADGD, translated from the coding sequence GTGGGCGCCCTCCGCCGATTGCTGATGAGTTCCATCGGCAAGAAGTACGTCATGGGCCTGTCGGGCCTGCTGCTGATAGGATTCGTGGCGACGCACCTCGCCGGCAACCTGCTGATCTTCCAGGGCAGCGCGGCCTACAACGACTACGCCGCCAAGCTGCACAGCCTCGGCCCGCTGCTGTGGATCGCGGAGGTCGGCCTGCTGGTCCTGTTCGGCCTGCACGTGCTGTACGCCTACTGGCTGGTGATGGAGAATCGGGCCAGCCGCGGCGACGAGGGCTACGAGATCGGCTACCGCTCCAAGCAGCGGACGACCTACCTGAACCTCGCCCCCCGCAGCTGGATGGCGATCAGCGGCACGGTGGTGCTCGTCTTCCTGGTCTGGCACCTGATCGACATGCGGTTCGGCCTGCGGGACAACGTCGACCCGACCTTCGAGCGGTACGTCGACGAAGGGCTGGAGGACGAATCGGGCCGGCCGCTGTTCCTCCGCTACGAGCGGGCCGTGCAGATCCTCTCCACCCCGCTCTCCGCCGCCCTCTACACGGTCGGGGCGATCCTGCTGGGCTTCCACCTCTCCCATGGGGCGAGCAGCTGGTTCCGTTCCGTCGGCCTGGAGGTCTACGGGCTGGGCGGGCCGCTGAAGAAGCTCGGCGTGGTGGTGGCGATCGTGCTGGCGCTCGGCTTCGCCTCGATCCCGATCTACATCTGGTTCGCCGACATCGACCTGTCGGACCTCTCCGCGGCGGAAGCCCGGGAACGCGCCCGGATCGTGAGTGAAGAAGCGACCGGGGAATCGGTTCAGGAGATGCCCGGCGAAGACGTCGCCCCCGAGGCCGACGGCGACTAA
- a CDS encoding fumarate reductase/succinate dehydrogenase flavoprotein subunit gives MVAPAATDVRTDTLESRVPEGPIEQKWDRCIREMKLVNPANKRKYEVIVVGTGLAGGSAAASLAELGYRVKSFCIQDSPRRAHSIAAQGGINAAKNYQNDGDSVWRLFYDTVKGGDYRSREANVYRLAQISNKIIDHCAALGVPFAREYGGALANRSFGGAQVSRTFYARGQTGQQLLLGAYSAMNRQVYAGRVKVYAKREMLDLIVVDGVARGIVTRNLNSGKFEVHLGDAVVLATGGYGNVYYLSTNAKSCNVTAAWRCHRRGAYYANPCFTQIHPTCIPASGDYQSKLTLMSESLRNDGRVWVPKKKGDNRAPEQIPDGERDYYLERRYPAFGNLVPRDVASRAAKERCDAGYGVGKTGNAVFLDFRDAIRRDGRKIIAGKYGNLFQMYEEIADEDPYKTPMRIYPAVHYTMGGLWVDYQLQSTIPGLFVLGEANFSDHGANRLGASALMQGLADGYFVIPYTIGDHLAKMKRTEITEDHPACKEALVESRNRIEALLAVRGSRSVNSFHKELGAIMWEHVGMERDAQGLETAIGKIRSLREEFWQDVKVVGTNGSFNQGLEHAGRVADFLEFAETQTRDALVRDESCGGHFRSEHQTPEGEAKRDDENFSHVTAWQYSGDVEAPVEHREPLKFKEVSLTSRSYK, from the coding sequence ATGGTCGCCCCCGCCGCCACAGACGTTCGCACCGACACGCTCGAAAGCCGCGTGCCGGAGGGGCCGATCGAACAGAAGTGGGACCGCTGCATCCGCGAGATGAAGCTGGTCAACCCGGCGAACAAGCGGAAGTACGAGGTGATCGTCGTCGGCACCGGCCTGGCCGGCGGCAGCGCCGCGGCCTCGCTGGCGGAGCTGGGCTACCGGGTGAAGTCCTTCTGCATTCAGGACAGCCCCCGCCGGGCCCACAGCATCGCCGCCCAGGGCGGCATCAACGCCGCCAAGAACTACCAGAACGACGGCGACAGCGTCTGGCGGCTCTTCTACGACACGGTGAAGGGCGGCGACTACCGCTCCCGCGAGGCGAACGTCTACCGCCTCGCCCAGATCAGCAACAAGATCATCGACCACTGCGCCGCCCTCGGCGTGCCCTTCGCCCGGGAGTACGGCGGGGCGCTGGCGAACCGCAGCTTCGGCGGCGCCCAGGTCTCCCGAACGTTCTACGCCCGCGGGCAGACCGGGCAGCAGTTGCTCCTCGGCGCCTACTCCGCGATGAACCGGCAGGTCTACGCCGGGCGGGTGAAGGTCTATGCCAAGCGGGAGATGCTGGACCTGATCGTGGTCGACGGCGTCGCCCGCGGCATCGTCACCCGGAACCTGAACAGCGGGAAGTTCGAGGTGCACCTCGGCGACGCGGTCGTCCTCGCCACCGGCGGGTACGGCAACGTCTACTACCTCTCCACGAACGCCAAAAGCTGCAACGTCACCGCGGCGTGGCGCTGTCACCGGCGGGGGGCCTACTACGCCAACCCCTGCTTCACGCAGATTCACCCCACCTGCATCCCGGCCAGCGGCGACTACCAGAGCAAGCTCACGCTGATGAGCGAGAGCCTGCGGAACGACGGCCGCGTCTGGGTGCCGAAGAAAAAGGGCGACAACCGCGCCCCGGAGCAGATCCCCGACGGCGAACGCGACTACTACCTGGAGCGCCGCTACCCGGCCTTCGGCAACCTCGTCCCCCGCGACGTCGCCAGCCGGGCCGCCAAGGAGCGTTGCGACGCCGGCTACGGCGTCGGCAAGACGGGCAACGCCGTCTTCCTCGACTTCCGCGACGCGATCCGCCGCGACGGCCGCAAAATTATCGCGGGGAAGTACGGCAACCTCTTTCAGATGTACGAGGAGATCGCCGACGAGGATCCGTACAAGACGCCCATGCGGATCTACCCCGCCGTCCACTACACGATGGGCGGGCTCTGGGTGGACTACCAGTTGCAGAGCACGATCCCCGGACTGTTCGTGCTGGGGGAGGCGAACTTCTCCGACCACGGGGCGAACCGCCTCGGCGCCAGCGCCCTGATGCAGGGCCTCGCCGACGGCTACTTCGTGATCCCGTACACGATCGGCGACCACCTGGCGAAGATGAAACGGACGGAGATCACCGAGGATCACCCCGCCTGCAAGGAGGCTCTCGTCGAGAGCCGCAACCGTATCGAGGCCCTGCTCGCGGTGAGAGGTTCCCGCAGCGTGAACAGCTTCCACAAGGAGCTGGGCGCGATCATGTGGGAGCACGTCGGCATGGAGCGGGACGCCCAGGGCCTCGAGACGGCCATCGGCAAGATCCGCTCCCTCCGCGAGGAGTTCTGGCAGGACGTGAAGGTGGTCGGGACCAACGGCAGCTTCAATCAGGGACTGGAGCACGCCGGCCGCGTGGCGGACTTCCTGGAATTCGCCGAGACCCAGACCCGCGACGCCCTGGTCCGGGACGAAAGCTGCGGCGGCCACTTCCGATCCGAGCACCAGACCCCCGAGGGCGAGGCGAAGCGGGACGACGAGAACTTCTCCCACGTCACCGCCTGGCAGTACTCCGGTGACGTCGAAGCCCCCGTGGAGCACCGCGAGCCGCTGAAGTTCAAGGAAGTTTCCCTCACTTCCCGCTCCTACAAGTAA
- a CDS encoding succinate dehydrogenase/fumarate reductase iron-sulfur subunit, with translation MMIDLPHSDGGHLSLTLKVWRQADADSPGAFETYRVDEINPDMSFLEMLDCLNEQLTQEDKEPVAFDHDCREGICGTCGVMINGMAHGPLPNTTTCQLRMRQFRNGDTLVLEPWRAKGFPIVRDLVCDRSAFDRIQQAGGYISIGVGSAPDANAVAVPKKFADAAMNSAACIGCGACVAACKNAAAHLFTGAKISHLALLPQGSAERKDRARRMVAQMDEEGFGACSNTNECAAACPANISVTDIARLNREYAYASLGTSD, from the coding sequence ATGATGATCGACCTCCCCCACTCCGACGGCGGCCACCTCTCGCTGACGCTGAAAGTCTGGCGGCAGGCCGACGCCGACAGCCCCGGCGCCTTCGAGACCTACCGGGTCGACGAGATCAATCCGGACATGTCCTTTCTGGAGATGCTCGATTGCCTCAACGAGCAGCTCACTCAGGAGGACAAAGAGCCCGTCGCCTTCGACCACGACTGCCGCGAGGGCATCTGCGGGACCTGCGGGGTGATGATCAACGGCATGGCCCACGGCCCGCTGCCGAACACGACGACCTGCCAGCTCCGCATGCGGCAGTTCCGCAACGGCGACACCCTCGTGCTGGAGCCGTGGCGGGCCAAGGGGTTCCCGATCGTCCGCGATCTGGTCTGCGATCGCAGCGCCTTCGACCGCATCCAGCAGGCGGGCGGTTACATCTCGATCGGCGTGGGCAGCGCCCCCGACGCCAACGCCGTCGCGGTGCCCAAGAAGTTCGCCGACGCCGCGATGAACTCCGCCGCCTGCATCGGCTGCGGGGCCTGCGTGGCGGCCTGCAAGAACGCCGCCGCGCACCTGTTCACCGGGGCGAAGATCTCGCACCTCGCCCTGCTCCCGCAGGGCAGCGCCGAGCGCAAGGACCGCGCCCGGCGGATGGTCGCCCAGATGGATGAGGAGGGCTTCGGCGCCTGCTCGAACACCAACGAGTGCGCGGCCGCCTGCCCGGCGAACATTTCGGTGACGGACATCGCTCGCCTGAACCGGGAATACGCTTACGCTTCGCTTGGCACCAGCGACTGA
- the gcvT gene encoding glycine cleavage system aminomethyltransferase GcvT, with translation MDLKTTPLHAVHLAAGGHMVDFASYDMPVRYGTIVAEHDAVRTAAGLFDISHMGRVRFSGPDAAALLDRLLTNRVPTEPGRVKYGLLCREDGGILDDVLTTRLADDWLMVVNASNRPTCLEWFHRQADGVDVAIDDHTADTAMIAVQGPECAEIVSHVVHMPLLETLGYYRASPAVWERPGESPVEITVSRTGYTGEDGFELIVPAESAEEMWRELLEVGSSHGLVPCGLGCRDTLRLEAGMPLYGHELSTETDPLTAGLGFAVALEKGDFLGRDAIRKVKEAGPKQVRVGFEMRGRRVAREGAAVLRGGEAVGVVTSGTHSPTLGKAIGMAYVPPDAAAEGTELEIDVRGRAEPAVVVSLPFYKRQTMKAEHP, from the coding sequence ATGGATCTGAAGACGACCCCGCTGCACGCCGTCCACCTCGCCGCGGGCGGGCACATGGTCGACTTCGCGAGTTACGACATGCCGGTGCGCTACGGCACGATCGTCGCCGAGCACGACGCCGTCCGCACCGCGGCGGGGCTGTTCGATATCTCCCACATGGGCCGCGTCCGGTTCTCCGGCCCGGACGCCGCGGCGCTGCTGGACCGCCTGCTGACGAACCGCGTGCCGACCGAGCCCGGCCGGGTAAAGTACGGACTGCTTTGCCGGGAGGACGGCGGAATCCTCGATGACGTGCTGACGACCCGGCTGGCCGACGACTGGCTGATGGTCGTCAACGCCTCCAACCGGCCGACCTGCCTCGAGTGGTTCCATCGGCAGGCCGACGGCGTGGATGTCGCGATCGACGACCACACGGCCGACACCGCAATGATCGCGGTGCAGGGGCCCGAGTGTGCGGAGATCGTCTCCCACGTCGTGCACATGCCGTTGTTGGAAACGCTCGGCTATTACCGAGCCAGCCCCGCCGTCTGGGAGCGGCCGGGGGAGTCGCCGGTGGAGATCACCGTCAGCCGCACCGGCTACACGGGGGAGGACGGGTTCGAACTGATCGTTCCCGCGGAGTCCGCCGAGGAGATGTGGCGTGAACTGCTGGAAGTCGGCTCGTCGCACGGCCTCGTCCCCTGCGGGCTGGGCTGCCGCGACACCCTGCGGCTGGAAGCCGGAATGCCGTTGTATGGACACGAACTCTCGACGGAGACCGACCCTCTGACCGCCGGCCTCGGCTTCGCGGTGGCGCTGGAGAAGGGCGACTTCCTCGGCCGCGACGCGATTCGGAAGGTCAAGGAGGCCGGGCCGAAGCAGGTTCGGGTCGGCTTCGAGATGCGGGGCCGCCGCGTCGCCCGGGAGGGCGCCGCCGTGCTGCGGGGCGGGGAGGCGGTCGGCGTCGTCACCAGCGGCACGCATTCGCCCACCCTCGGCAAGGCGATCGGCATGGCCTACGTCCCGCCGGACGCCGCCGCGGAGGGAACCGAGCTTGAGATCGACGTCCGCGGCCGGGCCGAACCGGCGGTCGTCGTCTCCTTGCCGTTCTACAAACGGCAAACGATGAAGGCGGAACACCCCTGA
- a CDS encoding aminotransferase class I/II-fold pyridoxal phosphate-dependent enzyme — protein MRLRPRTPVRSGGPHPPPSSDVRSESDTDVSFEDAPFDIPVADRVRRLPPYLFGKINKLKLERRRLGADVIDLGMGNPTDPPDAQISDKLKEALLDPKNHRYSVSNGIENLRREVAKRYDRKYGVSLNPDSEVIACLGSKEGFSHSCLALMGPGDTAIVPAPTFPIHAYAVMLAGGNVIQLDVRDPAAYLENVAYTCEHLFPRPKVVVANFPHNPSGTTVEQDFFDELVKLAKRFGFLVLSDFAYADIGFEGYQPPSFLASKGAKDVGVEFTTMSKGYSMAGWRIGFCAGNPQMVRALATIKGYYDYGIFQAVQIAAIIAMRHADPAVAAVVKEYAKRRDALVDGLNRIGWDVPKPKAGMFVWAPIPEEHRAMGSIDFALKLLAEGDVAVSPGRGFGEEGEGFLRLAIVENEQRLRQAVRQIDRCLKG, from the coding sequence ATGCGGCTCCGTCCCCGAACGCCCGTCCGCTCCGGCGGACCCCACCCCCCACCGTCGTCCGACGTGCGCAGCGAATCCGATACCGACGTCTCCTTCGAGGACGCCCCCTTCGACATCCCGGTCGCCGACCGCGTGCGGCGGCTGCCGCCGTACCTGTTCGGCAAGATCAACAAGCTCAAGCTGGAGCGCCGCCGGCTCGGGGCGGACGTGATCGACCTCGGCATGGGCAATCCGACCGATCCGCCGGACGCCCAGATCTCGGACAAGCTCAAAGAGGCCCTGCTGGACCCGAAAAACCATCGGTACAGCGTCTCCAACGGCATCGAGAACCTGCGGCGGGAGGTTGCCAAACGCTACGACCGCAAGTACGGGGTTTCGCTGAACCCCGACAGCGAGGTCATCGCCTGCCTCGGCTCCAAGGAAGGCTTCAGCCATTCCTGCCTGGCCCTGATGGGCCCCGGCGACACCGCGATCGTCCCGGCGCCGACCTTCCCGATCCACGCCTACGCCGTGATGCTGGCCGGCGGGAACGTGATTCAGCTCGACGTCCGCGACCCGGCCGCGTACCTCGAAAACGTCGCCTACACCTGTGAGCACCTGTTCCCCAGGCCGAAGGTCGTGGTGGCGAACTTCCCCCACAACCCCAGCGGCACCACCGTCGAGCAGGACTTCTTCGACGAACTGGTCAAGCTCGCCAAGCGGTTCGGGTTCCTGGTGCTCTCGGACTTCGCTTACGCGGACATCGGGTTTGAGGGCTATCAGCCCCCCAGCTTCCTCGCCAGTAAAGGGGCGAAGGACGTGGGCGTGGAGTTCACGACCATGTCCAAGGGCTACAGCATGGCCGGCTGGCGGATCGGCTTCTGCGCCGGCAACCCCCAGATGGTGCGGGCGTTGGCGACCATCAAGGGCTACTACGACTACGGCATCTTTCAGGCGGTGCAGATCGCCGCGATCATCGCCATGCGGCACGCCGACCCCGCCGTCGCGGCGGTGGTCAAGGAGTACGCCAAGCGGCGGGACGCCCTGGTGGACGGCCTGAACCGCATCGGTTGGGACGTTCCCAAACCGAAGGCCGGCATGTTCGTCTGGGCGCCGATTCCGGAGGAACACCGGGCGATGGGCAGCATCGACTTCGCCCTAAAGCTGCTGGCCGAGGGCGACGTCGCCGTCAGCCCGGGCCGCGGGTTCGGCGAGGAGGGCGAGGGCTTCCTGCGGCTGGCGATCGTGGAGAACGAACAGCGGCTCCGGCAGGCCGTTCGTCAGATCGACCGCTGCCTGAAGGGGTGA
- a CDS encoding peptidylprolyl isomerase: MADGTPTPEFPTADAPAGPAPAAAFGGASKKKKPWALLMGGTFALAAAGVGAMQLVETEQAKAAPNAVAPEQAPAVADGSRVLAKLSDGKHSFKITQDQVEAECLTRYGVEVLESMINRATVKMACEAGGVSVTGAEVNAEILAAAKKYEVDRDTWLRMLEAERGVTPTQYANDVIWPKLALEKLADTEVTVTQDDVKKAFVRTYGPKVKARMIMTDNLRRAQEIYSQAAANPENFGALARQHSIDEGSKALDGVIPPISMYGSEETAELERKAFALKDGEISSIIQLPFPGMRRYVIIKREGVTDPAATKLDEVRPLIEEQLREQKVQESVAKVFMEIRDRTVVHNFLTGEVKNPQTAAGSSADAAATR; this comes from the coding sequence ATGGCCGACGGGACCCCCACCCCCGAATTCCCCACGGCCGACGCCCCCGCCGGCCCCGCTCCCGCCGCCGCGTTCGGCGGAGCGTCGAAGAAGAAAAAGCCTTGGGCGCTGCTGATGGGCGGCACGTTCGCCCTCGCCGCCGCCGGCGTGGGGGCGATGCAGCTCGTCGAAACCGAACAGGCCAAGGCGGCCCCCAACGCTGTCGCCCCGGAGCAGGCCCCGGCGGTCGCCGACGGCTCCCGGGTGCTCGCCAAGCTGTCGGACGGCAAGCACAGCTTCAAGATCACCCAGGATCAGGTCGAGGCGGAGTGCCTGACCCGGTACGGCGTCGAGGTGCTGGAATCCATGATCAACCGGGCCACCGTGAAGATGGCCTGCGAAGCCGGCGGCGTGTCCGTCACCGGCGCCGAGGTGAACGCGGAGATCCTCGCCGCCGCCAAGAAGTACGAGGTCGACCGCGACACCTGGCTGCGGATGCTCGAAGCGGAACGCGGCGTCACCCCGACGCAGTACGCCAACGACGTGATCTGGCCGAAGCTGGCCCTCGAGAAGCTGGCCGACACCGAAGTGACGGTGACCCAGGACGACGTGAAGAAGGCCTTCGTCCGCACTTACGGGCCGAAGGTGAAGGCCCGGATGATCATGACGGACAACCTCCGTCGGGCCCAGGAGATCTACAGCCAGGCCGCCGCCAACCCGGAGAACTTCGGGGCCCTGGCCCGGCAGCACAGCATCGACGAGGGCAGCAAGGCCCTCGACGGCGTGATCCCCCCGATCAGCATGTACGGCTCCGAGGAGACCGCCGAGCTGGAACGGAAGGCCTTCGCTCTGAAGGACGGCGAGATCAGCAGCATCATTCAGCTCCCGTTCCCCGGCATGCGTCGCTACGTCATCATCAAGCGTGAGGGCGTGACGGACCCCGCCGCCACCAAGCTGGACGAGGTCCGCCCGCTGATCGAGGAACAGCTCCGCGAGCAGAAGGTTCAGGAGAGCGTCGCCAAGGTCTTCATGGAGATCCGCGATCGCACCGTGGTCCACAACTTCCTCACCGGCGAGGTGAAGAACCCGCAGACCGCCGCCGGCTCCAGCGCCGACGCCGCGGCCACCCGCTGA
- a CDS encoding DUF58 domain-containing protein, giving the protein MSAPRPAADRPIAPDPTALAAIARLPLGRRGLADGTLAGAHRGGRGGFSVEFAGHRPFQVGDDPRRIDWRKRRHAAAGLTTSEGWFVKQFEAETGLAVHLVVEASAGMAYRGPAADGGDGLHPSKWRFAATAAATLAEAVLRRRDAVSLTVLGGGGARLPASAAPAHAAAVCEALTRGVPGGGIDLAEAVGAAAGRFTRRGVVVLLSDLLTDADRLFAALTDLRRRGHEAAVLRTLAPAEVAFPFDRPRRFRSLLGGPAVAAGGIDGRAAYRAAFAAHADELAAACRRVGVPLTTAVVDEPLAAALGRFLTGRTGRA; this is encoded by the coding sequence ATGAGCGCCCCCCGCCCCGCCGCCGATCGTCCGATCGCGCCCGATCCGACCGCACTGGCGGCAATCGCGCGGTTGCCGCTGGGGCGACGGGGGCTGGCGGACGGCACGCTGGCCGGCGCCCACCGCGGCGGCCGGGGCGGCTTCAGCGTCGAGTTCGCCGGACATCGGCCGTTCCAGGTCGGCGACGATCCGCGGCGGATCGACTGGCGAAAACGCCGGCACGCCGCCGCGGGGCTGACTACGAGCGAGGGCTGGTTCGTCAAGCAGTTCGAGGCGGAGACCGGACTGGCGGTGCACCTCGTGGTCGAGGCCTCCGCCGGCATGGCGTATCGCGGCCCCGCGGCGGACGGCGGCGACGGTTTGCATCCGTCCAAATGGCGCTTCGCCGCCACCGCCGCGGCGACGTTGGCGGAGGCCGTGCTGCGCCGACGCGACGCCGTCTCCCTCACCGTGCTCGGCGGGGGCGGGGCGCGTTTGCCGGCGTCCGCGGCGCCGGCCCACGCGGCGGCCGTCTGCGAGGCGCTGACGCGCGGGGTGCCCGGCGGCGGCATCGATCTCGCCGAGGCCGTGGGGGCGGCGGCCGGACGGTTTACGCGGCGCGGGGTCGTCGTGTTGCTGTCGGATTTGCTGACCGACGCCGACCGCCTGTTCGCCGCCCTCACGGATCTGCGGCGCCGCGGGCATGAGGCGGCCGTCCTGCGGACGCTGGCGCCGGCGGAGGTCGCCTTTCCGTTCGATCGGCCCCGGCGATTCCGCTCGCTGCTCGGCGGGCCGGCCGTGGCGGCCGGCGGGATCGACGGCCGGGCGGCCTATCGTGCGGCGTTCGCGGCCCACGCCGACGAGTTGGCCGCGGCTTGCCGCCGGGTCGGCGTGCCGCTGACGACGGCCGTGGTCGACGAACCGCTCGCCGCGGCGCTGGGGCGGTTCCTCACGGGCCGCACCGGCCGGGCGTGA